A stretch of Homo sapiens chromosome 12, GRCh38.p14 Primary Assembly DNA encodes these proteins:
- the TAS2R19 gene encoding taste receptor type 2 member 19: protein MMCFLLIISSILVVFAFVLGNVANGFIALVNVIDWVNTRKISSAEQILTALVVSRIGLLWVMLFLWYATVFNSALYGLEVRIVASNAWAVTNHFSMWLAASLSIFCLLKIANFSNLISLHLKKRIKSVVLVILLGPLVFLICNLAVITMDERVWTKEYEGNVTWKIKLRNAIHLSSLTVTTLANLIPFTLSLICFLLLICSLCKHLKKMRLHSKGSQDPSTKVHIKALQTVTSFLMLFAIYFLCIITSTWNLRTQQSKLVLLLCQTVAIMYPSFHSFILIMGSRKLKQTFLSVLWQMTR, encoded by the coding sequence ATGATGTGTTTTCTGctcatcatttcatcaattcTGGTAGTGTTTGCATTTGTTCTTGGAAATGTTGCCAATGGCTTCATAGCCCTAGTAAATGTCATTGACTGGGTTAACACACGAAAGATCTCCTCAGCTGAGCAAATTCTCACTGCTCTGGTGGTCTCCAGAATTGGTTTACTCTGGGTCATGTTATTCCTTTGGTATGCAACTGTGTTTAATTCTGCTTTATATGGTTTAGAAGTAAGAATTGTTGCTTCTAATGCCTGGGCTGTAACGAACCATTTCAGCATGTGGCTTGCTGCTAGCCTCAGCATATTTTGTTTGCTCAAGATTGCCAATTTCTCCAACCTTATTTCTCTCCACCTAAAGAAGAGAATTAAGAGTGTTGTTCTGGTGATACTGTTGGGGCCCTTGGTATTTCTGATTTGTAATCTTGCTGTGATAACCATGGATGAGAGAGTGTGGACAAAAGAATATGAAGGAAATGTGACTTGGAAGATCAAATTGAGGAATGCAATACACCTTTCAAGCTTGACTGTAACTACTCTAGCAAACCTCATACCCTTTACTCTGAGCCTAATATGttttctgctgttaatctgtTCTCTTTGTAAACATCTCAAGAAGATGCGGCTCCATAGCAAAGGATCTCAAGATCCCAGCACCAAGGTCCATATAAAAGCTTTGCAAACTGTGACCTCCTTCCTCATGTTATTTGCCATTTACTTTCTGTGTATAATCACATCAACTTGGAATCTTAGGACACAGCAGAGCAAACTTGTACTCCTGCTTTGCCAAACTGTTGCAATCATGTATCCTTCATTCCACTCATTCATCCTGATTATGGGAAGTAGGAAGCTAAAACAGacctttctttcagttttgtggCAGATGACACGCTGA